From Nguyenibacter vanlangensis, one genomic window encodes:
- a CDS encoding MFS transporter yields MALDLSFDSTAAGMAADGAQADALYRRLTWRIAPFLCLGFLAAYVDRVNVGFAKLRMAADLGLGEAAYGLGAGLFFVGYVLCEVPSNILLQRVGARFWLARIMLTWGVVSGAMCLVHTPMAFYALRLLLGVAEAGFMPGALLYLSQWFPPERRGRLTALFMIGIPLSSVLGAPLSGFILAHFSGVGGIAGWRWLFAVESLPPVLLGLWALFGLPDRIETADWLDAREKGFLREQLRHGHDDHAISRLWQAFADPRVWHVGLIDGAILLGLYTVAFWFPTFLKGRGVADPMTIGLITMVPHLCAVFSMVLNGWHSDRTGERRLHVVLPVLLGAFLLGCSVLADGSLAVSVCLIALANAAILGALPPFWCIPANFLRGPAAAAGLAIACSFANLAGFFATGIIGWTIQRTHSPDLALVLFACVMAAAALSLFLIPREIVDRA; encoded by the coding sequence ATGGCTTTGGACCTTTCTTTTGACAGCACGGCCGCCGGCATGGCGGCGGACGGCGCGCAGGCCGATGCGCTGTATCGCCGGCTGACCTGGCGGATCGCGCCCTTTCTGTGCCTGGGGTTTCTCGCGGCCTATGTGGACCGGGTGAATGTCGGCTTCGCCAAGCTGCGCATGGCGGCCGATCTGGGGCTGGGAGAGGCTGCCTATGGCCTGGGCGCCGGGTTGTTCTTCGTCGGGTACGTGCTGTGCGAGGTGCCGAGCAATATCCTGTTGCAGCGGGTGGGCGCGCGGTTCTGGCTGGCGCGGATCATGCTGACCTGGGGCGTGGTGTCGGGAGCGATGTGCCTGGTACACACGCCCATGGCGTTCTATGCGCTGCGGCTGCTGCTGGGCGTTGCCGAGGCCGGGTTCATGCCGGGGGCGCTGCTGTATCTGAGCCAGTGGTTTCCGCCGGAACGCCGGGGGCGGCTGACGGCGCTGTTCATGATCGGGATTCCGCTGTCGAGCGTGCTGGGGGCGCCGCTTTCGGGCTTTATCCTGGCCCATTTCTCGGGGGTGGGCGGCATTGCCGGCTGGCGCTGGCTGTTCGCCGTCGAGTCCCTGCCGCCGGTCCTGCTGGGCCTGTGGGCGCTGTTCGGCCTGCCGGACCGGATCGAAACCGCGGACTGGCTGGACGCGCGGGAAAAGGGCTTTCTGCGGGAGCAGTTGCGCCACGGCCATGACGATCATGCGATCTCGCGCCTGTGGCAGGCTTTTGCCGATCCGCGGGTGTGGCATGTCGGGCTGATCGACGGGGCGATCCTGCTGGGGCTTTATACGGTGGCGTTCTGGTTCCCCACCTTTCTCAAGGGGCGCGGTGTCGCCGATCCGATGACGATCGGGCTGATTACCATGGTGCCGCATCTTTGCGCCGTATTCAGCATGGTCCTGAATGGCTGGCATTCGGACCGGACGGGGGAGCGGCGGCTGCATGTCGTGCTGCCGGTCCTGCTGGGGGCCTTTCTGCTGGGGTGCAGCGTGCTGGCCGACGGCAGCCTGGCGGTGTCGGTCTGCCTGATCGCGCTGGCCAATGCCGCGATCCTGGGGGCCCTGCCGCCCTTCTGGTGCATTCCGGCGAATTTCCTGCGCGGGCCGGCGGCGGCGGCGGGGCTGGCGATTGCCTGTTCCTTCGCCAACCTGGCAGGGTTCTTCGCCACCGGGATCATCGGTTGGACGATCCAGCGGACGCACAGTCCGGACCTGGCGCTGGTGCTGTTCGCCTGCGTGATGGCGGCGGCGGCGCTGAGCCTGTTCCTGATCCCGCGGGAGATCGTCGACCGGGCATAG
- a CDS encoding FAD-dependent monooxygenase, whose amino-acid sequence MVESVRIGIVGAGLGGVAAAGLLGRAGYDVTLYEQAPSFSRLGAGIQFGPNVMKIMRRLGLEERIEAVSCHPDFWFSRNGADGAYLSRIPLNAQHDRYGATYVTIHRGDVHEIMLGAVDPAAIRFGKKLVDFEENASGVVLSFEDGTIDTVEMLIGADGLNSRVRETLLGPEDPLFTGWIGHRALIPAARLSGLEVEPCVKWWSSDRHMMAYFLDRNRDEFYFVTGEPAADWPRGVAWQPSTRAALHESFKGYCDTVQAYIEAAESVTKWPLFTRDPLPLWHKGRVVLLGDACHPMKPHMAQGAAMAIEDAAVLVRCITELGVGDMAATFETYRRHRVERASRVQQVSNANTWLRADEDPYWVYGHDVYAIDLNA is encoded by the coding sequence ATGGTTGAATCGGTAAGAATCGGTATCGTCGGGGCAGGGCTGGGCGGCGTGGCCGCGGCGGGCCTGCTGGGGCGGGCCGGTTATGACGTAACCCTGTACGAGCAGGCGCCATCGTTCTCGCGCCTGGGGGCGGGGATCCAGTTCGGGCCGAACGTGATGAAGATCATGCGCCGGCTGGGGCTGGAAGAGCGGATCGAGGCTGTGTCCTGCCATCCGGATTTCTGGTTCAGCCGCAATGGCGCGGACGGCGCCTATCTGTCGCGCATTCCGCTGAATGCGCAGCATGACCGCTATGGCGCGACCTATGTCACCATTCATCGCGGCGACGTGCATGAGATCATGCTCGGCGCGGTCGATCCGGCGGCGATCCGTTTCGGCAAGAAGCTGGTCGATTTCGAGGAGAATGCGTCGGGCGTCGTGCTGTCCTTCGAGGACGGCACCATCGATACGGTCGAGATGCTGATCGGCGCGGACGGGCTGAATTCGCGGGTGCGCGAGACGCTGCTGGGCCCGGAAGATCCGCTGTTTACCGGCTGGATCGGCCATCGGGCCCTTATCCCGGCGGCGCGCCTGTCGGGCCTGGAGGTCGAGCCCTGCGTCAAATGGTGGTCGTCCGACCGGCATATGATGGCGTATTTCCTCGACAGGAACAGGGACGAATTCTATTTCGTCACCGGCGAGCCCGCTGCGGACTGGCCGCGTGGCGTGGCGTGGCAGCCCAGCACGCGCGCGGCGCTGCACGAATCGTTCAAGGGCTATTGCGACACGGTGCAGGCCTATATCGAGGCGGCCGAATCGGTGACCAAATGGCCGCTTTTTACCCGCGATCCGCTGCCGCTGTGGCACAAGGGGCGTGTCGTCCTGCTGGGGGATGCGTGCCATCCGATGAAGCCGCACATGGCGCAGGGCGCCGCCATGGCGATCGAGGACGCGGCGGTGCTGGTGCGCTGCATCACCGAGCTGGGCGTGGGCGACATGGCGGCGACGTTCGAGACCTATCGCCGTCATCGCGTCGAGCGGGCGTCGCGCGTGCAGCAGGTTTCCAATGCCAATACCTGGCTGCGGGCCGATGAGGATCCGTACTGGGTGTACGGCCATGACGTCTACGCCATCGACCTGAACGCCTGA
- a CDS encoding (2Fe-2S)-binding protein, with product MQEITVNGTRHVVQAAAETPLLYVLRNDLGLNGPKYGCGLGECGACTVLVDGRAARSCSVPVGLLAGRAVTTLEGLVAPDGTPDPVQQAFIDAQAAQCGYCLNGMIMTVRALLNVNPAPGEGEIREALRHNLCRCGTHVEILQAARRACGVSCGMPCGASR from the coding sequence ATGCAGGAGATCACGGTGAACGGGACGCGGCACGTGGTGCAGGCGGCCGCCGAGACGCCGCTGCTCTATGTGCTGCGCAACGACCTGGGATTGAACGGCCCGAAATACGGGTGCGGCCTGGGGGAATGCGGCGCCTGCACCGTGCTGGTCGACGGCAGGGCGGCGCGGTCGTGCAGCGTGCCGGTCGGGCTGCTGGCCGGGCGCGCGGTCACGACGCTGGAAGGGCTGGTCGCGCCGGACGGAACCCCCGATCCGGTACAGCAGGCCTTCATCGACGCGCAGGCGGCGCAGTGCGGCTATTGCCTCAACGGCATGATCATGACCGTGCGAGCGCTGCTGAACGTCAATCCGGCCCCGGGCGAGGGCGAGATCCGCGAGGCGCTGCGGCATAATCTGTGCCGCTGCGGCACACACGTGGAAATCCTGCAGGCGGCGCGCCGGGCATGTGGGGTGTCGTGCGGCATGCCGTGCGGGGCGTCGCGGTGA